In one Catenovulum adriaticum genomic region, the following are encoded:
- a CDS encoding NADH:ubiquinone reductase (Na(+)-transporting) subunit B yields the protein MGLKSYLEKIEPQFEAGGKYEKFYALYEAAATIFYTPGLVTKGATHVRDSIDLKRIMILVWMMTFPAMFYGMYNVGLQADMALDAGGALAEGWRTDLFTALGGQLGAESTGWGSMMLYGAMFFLPIYAVTFIVGGFWEVLFASIRKHEVNEGFFVTSVLFALILPATIPLWQVALGITFGVVIGKEVFGGTGRNFLNPALAGRAFLFFAYPAQISGDAVWVAADGFTGATLLSQAYTGSLDYGITAQWWDAFYGNIAGSVGEVSTLMILIGGLALIYFRIASWRIVAGTLAGLVIFSTMFNLIGSDSNPLFAMPWYWHLVVGGFAFGMMFMATDPVSASFTNQGKFAYGILIGFMVVMIRVVNPAYPEGMMLAILFANVFAPLFDHFVVQANIKRRLARNV from the coding sequence ATGGGCTTAAAGTCATATTTAGAAAAAATTGAACCTCAATTCGAAGCCGGCGGTAAATACGAAAAGTTCTATGCTTTATATGAAGCAGCTGCAACTATTTTTTATACCCCAGGTTTAGTAACTAAAGGTGCAACTCACGTACGTGATAGTATCGATTTAAAACGTATCATGATTTTAGTTTGGATGATGACATTTCCAGCTATGTTTTATGGTATGTATAATGTTGGTTTACAAGCTGATATGGCACTAGATGCCGGCGGCGCTTTAGCTGAAGGCTGGAGAACTGACTTATTTACCGCGCTTGGTGGTCAACTAGGTGCTGAATCAACCGGTTGGGGCAGCATGATGCTCTACGGTGCTATGTTCTTCTTACCAATTTATGCGGTCACTTTTATTGTGGGCGGTTTTTGGGAAGTTTTATTCGCATCAATCCGTAAACATGAAGTTAACGAAGGTTTCTTTGTTACCTCTGTATTATTCGCACTTATTTTGCCTGCAACCATTCCATTATGGCAAGTTGCTTTAGGTATTACATTTGGTGTCGTTATTGGTAAAGAAGTTTTTGGTGGTACAGGCCGTAACTTCTTAAACCCTGCATTAGCGGGTCGTGCCTTTTTATTCTTTGCTTATCCTGCTCAAATTTCAGGTGATGCGGTTTGGGTTGCAGCTGATGGTTTTACCGGCGCAACTTTATTAAGCCAAGCTTACACGGGTAGCTTAGATTACGGTATTACGGCTCAGTGGTGGGACGCTTTTTACGGTAACATCGCAGGTTCTGTTGGTGAAGTATCTACCTTAATGATTTTGATTGGCGGTTTAGCGTTAATCTATTTCCGTATCGCGTCATGGAGAATCGTCGCTGGTACACTAGCTGGTTTAGTTATTTTCAGTACGATGTTTAACTTAATTGGTAGTGATAGCAACCCGTTATTTGCAATGCCTTGGTATTGGCATTTAGTGGTAGGTGGTTTTGCATTTGGTATGATGTTTATGGCAACCGATCCTGTATCTGCTTCATTTACGAACCAAGGTAAATTTGCTTACGGTATTTTAATTGGCTTTATGGTGGTTATGATCCGTGTTGTTAACCCAGCATACCCAGAAGGTATGATGTTAGCTATCTTATTTGCCAACGTATTCGCGCCATTATTTGACCACTTTGTTGTGCAAGCAAACATCAAGCGGAGGTTAGCACGTAATGTCTAA
- a CDS encoding Na(+)-translocating NADH-quinone reductase subunit C has translation MSKGNDSISKTLTVVILLCLVCAIIVAGTAVSLKPKQAENRVLDKQKNILVAANLLPDNATPDVIQQTYQNLITAKVVDLDTGEYVEDIDASNFDQRARSKDPEHSINLTGEQDVASIKRRSNKALVYLAKDDSGEFLSYILPVHGYGLWSTMYAFVAVKPDANTIINLNYYEQGETPGLGAEIENPKWKSIWVGKEIYNDDGEMAIKIIKGEAPKESKHKVDGLSGATLTGNGVQYTFDFWMGELGFKTYLEKQRQGA, from the coding sequence ATGTCTAAAGGAAATGATTCAATCAGCAAAACGTTGACGGTTGTTATTTTATTATGTTTAGTTTGCGCGATAATCGTTGCGGGTACTGCGGTATCTTTAAAACCTAAACAGGCCGAAAACCGAGTATTAGATAAACAAAAAAATATTTTAGTTGCTGCTAATTTATTACCGGATAATGCAACACCAGATGTGATTCAACAAACTTATCAAAATTTAATTACGGCTAAAGTTGTTGATTTAGATACCGGTGAATATGTTGAAGATATTGATGCATCAAACTTTGATCAGCGTGCTCGTTCAAAAGATCCTGAGCATTCAATCAATTTAACCGGTGAGCAAGATGTTGCCAGTATTAAACGTCGTTCAAATAAAGCTTTAGTTTATTTAGCAAAAGATGATTCAGGCGAATTTTTAAGCTACATTTTACCCGTACATGGTTATGGTTTATGGTCAACTATGTATGCGTTTGTAGCGGTTAAGCCTGATGCTAATACTATTATCAACTTAAACTATTATGAGCAAGGTGAAACACCCGGCTTAGGTGCTGAAATTGAAAATCCTAAATGGAAATCAATTTGGGTTGGTAAAGAAATTTACAACGACGATGGTGAAATGGCAATTAAGATCATTAAAGGTGAAGCGCCGAAAGAGTCAAAGCATAAAGTTGATGGCTTATCAGGTGCAACATTAACCGGTAATGGTGTTCAATACACATTTGATTTTTGGATGGGTGAGTTAGGCTTTAAAACTTATCTTGAAAAACAGCGTCAAGGAGCATAA